A part of Vibrio sp. B1FLJ16 genomic DNA contains:
- the argE gene encoding acetylornithine deacetylase, with protein sequence MQLPTFLEVYEGLISTSSISSTDPKWDQGNAKVIEKLATWFRDLGFSVEVIEVEPGKHNMIARMGEGEGGLLLAGHSDTVPFDEGRWNFDPHKLTKKDNRFYGLGTADMKGFFAFIYEAVKKVDWTKQNKPLYVLATCDEETTMLGARHFTANAPFKPDYCIIGEPTSLVPIRGHKGHVANAIRVTGKSGHSSDPALGVNAIEIMHEVMFAMMQLRDKLIKEYHHPGFAIPSPTLNLGHIHGGDSANRICGCCELHYDVRPLPGISLDGLENMLRGALKEVEAKWPGRIEVIPLHEAIPGYECPHDHPFIGGVEELCETSSQTVNYCTEAPFLQELCPTLVLGPGSIDQAHQPDEFLAFDFIDPTIDVLSKAMIRYCC encoded by the coding sequence ATGCAATTACCAACTTTTCTAGAGGTCTATGAAGGACTCATCAGTACCTCTTCAATCAGCTCAACGGATCCGAAATGGGATCAGGGCAATGCGAAAGTGATCGAAAAACTCGCGACCTGGTTCAGAGATCTTGGTTTCAGTGTTGAGGTGATCGAAGTAGAGCCAGGCAAACACAATATGATCGCACGTATGGGTGAGGGAGAAGGAGGACTCCTCCTTGCCGGGCACAGTGACACGGTTCCGTTTGACGAAGGGCGCTGGAACTTCGACCCGCATAAGCTGACCAAAAAAGATAACCGTTTTTATGGTTTGGGTACGGCAGACATGAAAGGCTTCTTTGCCTTCATTTATGAAGCAGTTAAGAAAGTCGACTGGACTAAACAGAACAAGCCGCTTTATGTGTTAGCGACCTGTGATGAAGAAACCACGATGCTGGGCGCAAGACATTTCACCGCAAACGCGCCATTTAAACCGGATTACTGCATTATCGGAGAACCAACCAGTCTGGTACCAATTCGCGGCCATAAAGGGCATGTCGCCAATGCAATTCGCGTCACCGGTAAATCTGGCCACTCATCAGATCCGGCTCTGGGCGTGAATGCAATTGAGATCATGCATGAAGTGATGTTTGCCATGATGCAACTACGCGACAAGTTAATTAAAGAGTACCACCACCCCGGATTTGCTATACCAAGCCCGACTTTAAACCTTGGTCATATTCATGGTGGCGACAGTGCTAACCGCATCTGTGGTTGCTGCGAACTTCATTATGACGTTCGACCTTTACCGGGCATCAGCCTGGACGGTTTGGAAAACATGTTGCGTGGCGCACTTAAAGAAGTAGAAGCTAAGTGGCCGGGCCGAATCGAAGTTATTCCGCTCCACGAAGCTATTCCGGGTTATGAGTGCCCTCATGATCACCCATTCATTGGTGGTGTCGAAGAGTTATGTGAGACCAGCTCGCAGACCGTAAACTACTGTACCGAAGCCCCGTTTTTACAAGAGCTTTGTCCGACGTTAGTGCTTGGTCCCGGTTCAATTGATCAGGCGCATCAACCAGACGAGTTTCTCGCCTTTGATTTTATAGATCCCACTATAGACGTGCTGTCTAAAGCCATGATCAGGTACTGCTGTTAA
- the ppc gene encoding phosphoenolpyruvate carboxylase, translating into MNEKYAALKSNVRMLGHLLGNTIRDAHGEEIFEKVETIRKLSKSAQAGNQADKESLIEEIKHLPDEQLTPVTRAFNQFLNLTNIAEQYHTISRHCEEHICEPDAINSLFSKLVQNNVSKLDTAQAVRDLNIELVLTAHPTEITRRTMINKLVKINECLSKLELSDLSSKERKKTERRLEQLIVQGWHSDVIRQQRPTPLDEAKWGFAVVENSLWEAVPEFLREMDDRLQSYLGEGLPIDARPVHFSSWMGGDRDGNPFVTHSITREVLLLSRWKAADLYLNDINELISELSMTVCNDQVRTLAGDDQHEPYRAILKQLRTLLTETKEILDAKIYGQRLAVKAPLQKVEQLWDPLYACYQSLHECGMGVIADGSLLDTLRRVKAFGVHLVRLDIRQESTRHANALSELTRYLGIGDYEQWSEQDKIAFLTNELASKRPLLPRDWQPSEPVQEVLDTCKIIAAQSREAFGAYVISMARTASDVLAVHLLLQESGCPYRMDVCPLFETLDDLNNAESVIKQLMDIDLYRGFIQNHQMVMIGYSDSAKDAGVMSAGWAQYHAMESLVKVAEKEGVELTLFHGRGGTVGRGGAPAHAALLSQPPKSLKGGLRVTEQGEMIRFKLGLPDVAVNSFNLYASAILEANLLPPPEPKQEWRDLMEVLSEVSCEAYRSVVRGEPDFVPYFRQATPELELGKLPLGSRPAKRNPNGGVESLRAIPWIFSWSQNRLVLPAWLGAGEAIQFSVDKGHQALLEEMCREWPFFSTRLGMLEMVYSKCNIDISRYYDLRLVDESLRPLGERLRAQLQKDIKAVLNVENNENLMQHDPWGMESIRLRNIYVEPLNMLQAELLYRTRQSEEVSADLEEALMVTIAGIAAGMRNTG; encoded by the coding sequence ATGAATGAGAAATACGCCGCACTCAAAAGCAATGTGCGCATGCTAGGCCACTTACTGGGCAACACGATTCGCGATGCCCATGGCGAAGAAATTTTCGAAAAAGTGGAAACCATTCGTAAATTATCCAAATCTGCCCAAGCAGGAAATCAAGCAGACAAGGAAAGCTTGATAGAAGAAATCAAACACCTTCCTGATGAGCAGTTAACGCCAGTTACCCGCGCGTTTAACCAGTTTCTGAACCTGACAAATATTGCTGAGCAATACCACACGATTTCACGTCACTGTGAAGAGCACATCTGCGAACCAGATGCGATCAACTCGCTGTTTTCTAAACTGGTGCAAAACAATGTCAGCAAGCTTGATACCGCTCAGGCAGTTCGCGATCTGAATATTGAGTTGGTTTTGACGGCTCACCCGACAGAGATCACCCGCCGCACCATGATCAATAAACTGGTGAAGATCAACGAGTGTTTGTCCAAGCTAGAGTTAAGCGATCTTTCATCTAAAGAGCGTAAAAAAACTGAGCGACGACTAGAACAGTTGATCGTTCAGGGCTGGCACTCTGATGTGATCCGCCAACAACGTCCGACGCCACTTGATGAAGCCAAATGGGGCTTTGCTGTTGTAGAAAATTCCCTGTGGGAAGCGGTACCTGAATTCCTGCGTGAAATGGATGATCGTCTGCAATCATACCTGGGCGAAGGTTTACCAATTGATGCCCGTCCGGTGCACTTTTCTTCCTGGATGGGTGGTGACCGGGACGGTAACCCGTTTGTGACACACAGCATTACACGTGAAGTGCTGCTTCTGTCCCGCTGGAAAGCGGCGGATCTTTACCTCAACGACATCAACGAACTGATCAGCGAACTGTCGATGACAGTCTGCAACGATCAGGTACGTACACTCGCTGGCGATGATCAACACGAACCGTACCGCGCAATCCTCAAGCAACTGCGCACACTGCTGACTGAAACCAAAGAGATTCTGGATGCGAAAATCTACGGCCAAAGGCTGGCTGTAAAAGCACCGCTACAGAAAGTAGAGCAGCTCTGGGATCCACTTTACGCCTGTTACCAATCTCTGCATGAGTGCGGCATGGGTGTTATTGCTGACGGTTCACTACTGGATACACTACGCCGCGTTAAAGCGTTTGGTGTGCACCTGGTTCGACTCGATATCCGTCAGGAGAGCACCCGTCACGCAAACGCGCTTTCTGAGCTGACACGTTACCTAGGTATTGGTGACTACGAGCAGTGGAGTGAGCAGGATAAAATTGCCTTCCTGACCAACGAGCTGGCTTCTAAGCGTCCGCTCCTGCCACGCGACTGGCAGCCATCAGAGCCGGTTCAGGAGGTTCTGGACACCTGTAAGATTATTGCTGCCCAGTCTCGTGAAGCGTTCGGCGCTTATGTCATCTCTATGGCCCGTACGGCCTCTGATGTTCTGGCGGTACACCTGCTGCTTCAAGAATCAGGTTGTCCTTACCGCATGGATGTCTGTCCGTTATTTGAAACTCTGGACGACCTGAACAATGCAGAATCGGTCATCAAACAATTGATGGATATCGATTTGTACCGTGGTTTTATTCAAAACCACCAAATGGTCATGATTGGCTACTCTGACTCAGCGAAAGATGCGGGCGTGATGTCTGCGGGCTGGGCTCAGTACCATGCAATGGAGTCACTGGTCAAAGTTGCTGAAAAAGAAGGTGTTGAACTGACCCTGTTCCACGGTCGCGGTGGTACGGTTGGTCGTGGTGGTGCACCGGCACATGCTGCGTTGCTGTCTCAGCCACCTAAAAGCCTTAAAGGCGGTCTGCGTGTAACCGAGCAAGGTGAAATGATTCGCTTTAAACTCGGTCTGCCAGATGTTGCGGTAAACAGCTTCAACCTGTACGCGAGTGCGATTCTGGAAGCAAACCTGCTGCCACCACCAGAACCAAAACAAGAATGGCGCGATCTGATGGAAGTACTGTCTGAAGTAAGCTGTGAAGCTTACAGAAGTGTCGTTCGCGGCGAACCAGACTTTGTGCCTTACTTCCGCCAGGCAACTCCGGAACTTGAGCTGGGTAAATTACCACTTGGTTCCCGCCCTGCAAAACGTAACCCGAACGGCGGTGTAGAAAGTTTACGTGCGATTCCATGGATTTTCTCCTGGAGCCAGAACCGCCTGGTACTGCCGGCTTGGTTAGGTGCAGGTGAAGCGATCCAGTTCTCTGTAGATAAAGGTCACCAGGCGCTATTAGAAGAGATGTGCCGTGAATGGCCGTTCTTCTCTACCCGCCTTGGTATGTTAGAGATGGTGTACTCGAAATGTAATATCGACATCTCACGCTACTACGACTTGCGTCTGGTAGATGAATCACTGCGTCCTCTGGGTGAGAGATTGCGAGCTCAGCTACAAAAGGACATCAAAGCAGTCCTGAACGTAGAGAACAACGAGAACCTGATGCAACATGATCCGTGGGGTATGGAATCAATTCGCCTGCGTAACATCTATGTAGAGCCATTGAATATGCTTCAGGCTGAATTACTTTACCGTACTCGTCAAAGCGAAGAAGTATCAGCGGATCTTGAAGAGGCATTGATGGTGACGATTGCAGGTATTGCTGCTGGTATGCGTAACACCGGATAA
- a CDS encoding argininosuccinate synthase, giving the protein MSKVNVNKVVVAYSGGLDTSVIIPWLKENYNCEVVAFVADVGQGAEELEGIEAKAKASGASECYIADLKEEMVAEYIYPTLKTGAYYEGKYLLGTSMARPIIAKAQVEVARKVGADALCHGCTGKGNDQVRFEGAFAALAPDLHVIAPWREWDLVSREQCLDYLAERNIPCSASLTKIYSRDANAWHISTEGGVLEDTWNAPNEDCWVWTVDPEQAPNEAEYVTLKVEKGEVVAVDGESMTPYNALVYLNEKGAKHGVGRIDIVENRLVGMKSRGCYETPGGTIMMEALRAVEQLVLDKASFEFREELGLKASHLVYDGRWFTPLCKSILAASDELAQDVNGEVVVKLYKGQATVTQKRSDNSLYSEEFATFGEDEVYDQSHAGGFIRLYSLSSRIRALNSQKK; this is encoded by the coding sequence ATGAGCAAAGTGAACGTAAATAAAGTAGTAGTCGCATACTCAGGCGGTCTAGATACTTCAGTCATCATCCCGTGGCTAAAAGAGAATTACAACTGTGAAGTTGTCGCTTTTGTAGCCGATGTAGGTCAGGGTGCAGAAGAGCTTGAAGGCATTGAAGCGAAAGCGAAAGCATCAGGTGCATCTGAGTGTTACATCGCTGACCTGAAAGAAGAAATGGTTGCCGAATACATCTACCCAACACTAAAAACCGGTGCATACTACGAAGGTAAATACCTGTTGGGTACTTCAATGGCACGTCCAATCATCGCTAAGGCGCAGGTTGAAGTGGCGCGTAAAGTGGGTGCCGATGCACTGTGTCACGGTTGTACCGGTAAAGGTAACGACCAGGTACGTTTTGAAGGCGCGTTCGCAGCATTAGCACCTGATCTGCATGTTATCGCACCTTGGCGTGAGTGGGATCTTGTCAGCCGCGAGCAATGTTTGGATTATCTGGCTGAGCGTAACATTCCTTGTTCTGCATCGCTTACTAAGATTTACTCACGTGACGCTAACGCATGGCACATCTCTACCGAAGGCGGCGTTTTAGAGGATACTTGGAATGCGCCAAATGAAGATTGCTGGGTATGGACGGTAGATCCGGAGCAAGCGCCAAACGAAGCAGAATATGTAACTCTGAAAGTTGAAAAAGGCGAAGTTGTTGCTGTTGATGGTGAATCAATGACGCCATATAACGCGCTGGTTTACCTGAACGAGAAAGGTGCGAAACACGGTGTTGGCCGTATTGATATCGTTGAGAACCGTCTGGTGGGTATGAAGTCTCGTGGTTGTTACGAAACTCCGGGAGGTACCATCATGATGGAAGCATTGCGTGCAGTAGAGCAATTGGTACTAGACAAAGCATCATTCGAATTCCGTGAAGAGCTGGGTCTTAAAGCTTCTCACCTTGTGTACGATGGTCGTTGGTTTACGCCATTATGTAAATCAATCCTGGCGGCTTCAGATGAGCTGGCTCAGGATGTGAATGGCGAAGTGGTTGTTAAGTTGTATAAAGGTCAGGCAACCGTTACTCAGAAACGTTCTGACAACAGCCTGTATTCAGAAGAGTTTGCAACTTTCGGTGAAGATGAAGTTTACGACCAAAGCCATGCTGGTGGTTTCATCCGTCTTTACTCGCTATCAAGCCGTATCCGTGCTTTGAACAGCCAGAAGAAATAA
- the metF gene encoding methylenetetrahydrofolate reductase yields MGYTHAGHIDALNQNIAELSDNINVSFEFFPPSSEKMEETLWNSVHRLKTLQPKFVSVTYGANSGERDRTHSIIKEIKAETGLVAAPHLTCIDATRDELIEIADDYWNNGIENIVALRGDIPPGGGAPDMYASDLVELLKSRHDFDISVAAFPEVHPEAKSAQADLLNLKRKVDAGASRAITQFFFDVESYLRFRDRCVAAGIDVEIVPGILPVSNFKQASRFAAQNNVKVPGWMSRQFEGLDDDPVTRQLVGASQAIDMVRVLSREGVKDFHFYTLNRAEMTYALCHTLGVRPQIAV; encoded by the coding sequence ATGGGTTACACGCACGCAGGCCACATTGATGCCTTAAACCAGAATATCGCTGAGCTGTCAGATAACATTAATGTTTCGTTTGAGTTTTTTCCGCCAAGCAGCGAAAAAATGGAAGAGACACTGTGGAACTCTGTGCACCGTCTGAAAACACTTCAACCTAAGTTTGTTTCTGTGACATACGGCGCGAACTCGGGTGAGCGTGACAGAACACACTCCATCATCAAAGAAATCAAAGCAGAAACAGGCTTAGTTGCGGCACCGCACTTAACCTGTATTGATGCGACTCGCGACGAGTTAATTGAGATTGCGGATGACTACTGGAACAACGGTATAGAAAATATCGTTGCACTGCGTGGTGACATTCCTCCTGGCGGTGGTGCTCCTGACATGTATGCCTCTGATCTGGTCGAGTTACTTAAATCGCGTCATGATTTTGATATCTCGGTAGCGGCTTTCCCTGAAGTTCACCCTGAAGCGAAAAGCGCACAGGCTGATTTACTTAACCTGAAGCGCAAGGTTGATGCAGGTGCAAGCCGGGCGATCACCCAGTTCTTCTTCGATGTCGAGTCTTACCTGCGTTTCCGTGACCGCTGTGTTGCAGCCGGTATCGATGTGGAAATCGTACCGGGCATTTTACCTGTGTCTAATTTTAAGCAGGCATCCCGCTTTGCCGCGCAGAACAACGTTAAAGTTCCGGGCTGGATGAGCCGACAATTTGAGGGCCTGGATGATGATCCGGTTACTCGTCAGTTAGTAGGCGCGAGTCAGGCGATTGATATGGTTCGTGTACTGAGCCGTGAAGGGGTGAAAGACTTCCACTTCTACACACTAAACCGTGCTGAGATGACTTACGCATTATGCCACACACTAGGCGTGCGACCTCAGATTGCCGTCTAA
- a CDS encoding PadR family transcriptional regulator produces the protein MSLPHVILTVLSTRDATGYDITKEFSASIGYFWKASHQQVYRELNKMAEKELVTCVLEPQEGKPDRKVYSITDAGRSALGEWFDQPTAHPTVRDEFSAKLMACAVQPAAPFREQLSELVEESRKLVSHYKEIEAAYYATPSTLDKQARLERLTLRRNLLLRETWITWAEEVLTELEVIG, from the coding sequence ATGTCATTACCACACGTAATCTTAACTGTTCTTAGCACACGCGATGCAACCGGTTACGATATCACAAAAGAATTCTCAGCTAGCATCGGTTACTTCTGGAAAGCAAGTCACCAGCAAGTTTACCGCGAACTTAACAAAATGGCTGAGAAAGAACTGGTTACTTGCGTACTGGAGCCTCAAGAGGGTAAACCGGATCGTAAGGTATACTCCATCACAGATGCCGGGCGTAGTGCACTAGGTGAATGGTTTGACCAACCAACGGCACACCCAACAGTTCGTGATGAGTTCTCCGCAAAACTAATGGCTTGCGCGGTGCAACCTGCTGCACCTTTCCGTGAGCAACTGTCTGAACTGGTTGAAGAGTCACGCAAACTGGTTTCACACTACAAAGAAATTGAAGCGGCATACTACGCTACGCCGTCGACTCTGGATAAACAAGCACGTCTGGAACGCCTGACGCTACGCCGCAACCTACTATTGCGCGAAACGTGGATTACCTGGGCAGAAGAAGTGCTGACTGAACTTGAAGTTATCGGCTAA
- the argB gene encoding acetylglutamate kinase — translation MTQTNQAPLVIKLGGAALSCTKTLSQLFGAIVAYQESAQRQIAIVHGGGYLVDELMSKLQLQTVKKHGLRVTPYDQIPVIAGALAGTANKLLQGQAIADGLNAVGLSLADGGLCKVEELDPELGAVGKASPGDSTLLQAILNTGALPIISSIGLTKEGQMMNVNADQAAVAVAGALDAELVLLSDVSGVLDGKGHLIKSLSEKEADALIEGHVITDGMIVKVKAALEAANDLGRPIEVATWRYPEKLEQLFAGQSIGTQFLPQ, via the coding sequence ATGACGCAAACCAATCAAGCTCCATTAGTCATTAAGCTAGGCGGTGCAGCTTTATCTTGCACAAAAACCTTAAGCCAACTGTTTGGTGCCATCGTGGCTTACCAAGAGTCGGCGCAGCGACAAATCGCCATCGTTCATGGCGGTGGCTACTTGGTGGACGAGTTGATGAGCAAGTTACAACTCCAAACCGTAAAGAAACACGGCTTACGTGTCACTCCTTACGACCAAATCCCTGTCATTGCTGGCGCGCTAGCGGGTACAGCAAACAAACTCCTGCAAGGTCAGGCAATTGCGGATGGTCTTAATGCAGTCGGTCTGAGTTTAGCTGATGGCGGTTTATGTAAAGTTGAAGAACTTGATCCTGAGCTGGGCGCGGTAGGTAAAGCCTCTCCGGGGGATTCAACTCTGCTGCAGGCGATCCTAAACACGGGTGCACTGCCAATCATTAGCTCTATCGGTCTGACCAAAGAAGGCCAGATGATGAATGTTAATGCCGATCAAGCCGCAGTCGCAGTTGCCGGAGCATTGGATGCGGAGTTGGTTCTGCTTTCTGATGTCAGTGGCGTTCTGGATGGTAAAGGTCACTTGATCAAAAGCTTATCTGAAAAAGAAGCAGATGCGTTGATCGAAGGTCACGTGATCACCGACGGCATGATCGTCAAAGTTAAAGCCGCTTTGGAGGCTGCCAATGATCTTGGCCGACCTATCGAAGTTGCAACCTGGCGTTACCCGGAGAAGCTGGAACAGTTATTTGCCGGTCAGAGTATCGGTACACAGTTTCTGCCTCAGTAA
- the argC gene encoding N-acetyl-gamma-glutamyl-phosphate reductase has protein sequence MLKTTIIGASGYTGAELALMVNKHPELTLSGLYVSANSVDAGKSIAQLHGKLDGVIDMPVNPLTDPNKVAEQSDVVFLATAHEVSHDLAPIFLEAGCQVFDLSGAFRVQNEDFYDTFYGFKHQFNNWLDKAAYGLAEWNFEAIKNTPLVAVAGCYPTASQLAIKPLLEGKLLDTNQWPVINATSGVSGAGRKASMTNSFCEVSLQPYGVFSHRHQPEIAQHLGCDVIFTPHLGNFKRGILATITMKLASGVTAEQVTKAFELAYQGKPAVRLKGDGIPRIQDVENTPFCDIGWKVQGEHVIVISAIDNLLKGASSQAMQCLNIHYGYPELTALL, from the coding sequence ATGCTAAAAACCACGATTATCGGAGCCAGCGGTTACACCGGCGCAGAGTTAGCTTTAATGGTTAACAAACACCCGGAACTCACGCTATCAGGTTTATACGTATCCGCCAACAGTGTGGATGCAGGAAAAAGCATCGCACAGCTGCATGGCAAGTTAGACGGCGTAATCGATATGCCGGTTAACCCGTTAACCGATCCGAATAAAGTGGCTGAACAATCTGATGTGGTGTTTCTGGCCACTGCACACGAAGTCAGTCATGACCTTGCCCCGATTTTTCTTGAAGCAGGATGTCAGGTCTTTGATTTATCTGGTGCATTCCGTGTTCAGAATGAAGACTTTTACGACACCTTTTACGGTTTCAAGCATCAATTTAACAACTGGCTGGACAAAGCGGCGTATGGCTTAGCGGAGTGGAATTTCGAAGCAATTAAAAACACTCCTTTAGTTGCGGTAGCGGGCTGCTACCCAACAGCGTCGCAATTGGCAATCAAACCTCTGCTAGAAGGTAAGTTGCTGGATACTAATCAATGGCCGGTAATCAATGCGACTAGCGGTGTATCTGGGGCCGGCAGAAAAGCTTCGATGACCAATAGCTTCTGCGAAGTGAGTCTGCAACCTTACGGAGTCTTCAGTCATCGTCATCAACCTGAGATCGCTCAGCATCTAGGTTGTGATGTGATTTTTACCCCTCATTTGGGCAATTTTAAGCGCGGCATTCTTGCCACAATCACTATGAAGTTAGCATCAGGTGTGACCGCAGAACAGGTTACTAAGGCATTCGAACTAGCCTATCAGGGCAAGCCTGCTGTGCGTCTTAAAGGGGATGGCATTCCACGTATTCAGGATGTTGAAAATACACCTTTCTGTGATATCGGCTGGAAGGTGCAGGGCGAGCATGTGATTGTGATTTCTGCCATCGACAACCTACTCAAAGGTGCATCGAGCCAAGCGATGCAGTGTTTAAATATTCATTACGGTTACCCAGAACTGACAGCGTTGCTGTAG